AGGCATGGTCTTCCGGCCTTCTTGAGCGCGGCTTCTAGGGTTGATTTTGAAGGAGCCATATCCGATGCCTCTTCCGCACCGTCGTCCTCGTCTTCTTCTCCTCCGCTGCCGAGATCGTCTGATTTCGATATGGGTTTTGTGGAGAGAGCGGTCTCCGCAGCCGGGGCTGCGGTTTTATCTGCTGTTCTGGTTAATCCTCTCGATGTTGCGAAGGTTTGATGTCTATGCTTGAATTCCCTTGTCTCAAATGAGATTTTCTAATTTATGGTTTTCTATTTCTCCAGACAAGGTTGCAGGCGCAGGCAGCTGGGGTGCCGTATTATAATCCACAGCATCGTATAACTCAGCATATGGCATCTCTTGGCCCCAATGCGGTATTCACTTTTGCTGCTTGTTTTGGAGGTTTTTGTATCAGTTGACATAGTGATTTGTCGAGTTGTTTGGGGAGATATAACTTTAGGATTTCTTTTATTGATGTTATGGATGCTTAATCTTGTATCATATAGTTGTGTCGTCTTTGGTATTTCTAAAAGTTTGCATTTTGTGTAGAGTTTTTGTATCTTTTAACTGAGGTGTTGTTATGCTCTTCAGATGTTTTCAGATTTTAGATGTTCTCCGTCATGCCCTAGAGGTGTTGTTTTCGGTGCTGAGCCTGTTTGTCCTCCTGATTGTTTTCAATACAAGGGAACAATGGATGTCTTTATCAAAGTTATTCGCCAGGTAGGTTTTCTATTGCCTTCAATTTTTCTATCTTCATTTGCTGGTTTTGAATTCGGTATATCAATTTTGATTGCATTGCTCACTTTATTTGAAAACCTTTACAGGAAGGATTTGCTAGGTTGTGGAGAGGCACTAATGCAGGCCTCGCTTTGGCCATACCAACTGTAAGTTCTCACGTCTAATTCTTAGTATTATGTTATTTCATTCCAGTAGCAAAACGGTTGTTTATCTTTTGTTGAACTCcaattttatatctttcaatGCCTTCTAGTCTGTTGCTTTATTCAACTTAAAAGAAAATGCCTCAGCAGCAGGTCATCCGGGTGGGGCTCTTACATCCTGGGATTATTCTCTCTTAACTTTTATATCATAAGTAACATGTTCGAtactttttttatatgcattttctctgatttattcatttgtgtaaacattttttttcttggatctGCTTAACATTGATGTCAAATTATGAATGCAGAATTCCCAGCTGAATCATTTTCTCAAACATTTTTACTAATTGCTGACAGGTGGGGATATACTTGCCATGCTATGACATTTTTCGTAACTGGATTGAAGATTTCACAACCAGAAATGTACCTAGCTTGACACCGTATGCGCCGCTGGTTGCAGGCTCATTTGCACGCTCATTAGCCTGCATTACATGTTCTCCAATTGAGCTGGCAAGGACACGCATGCAGGCAAGTTTCATGTGTTCTAAGATGTAGGTGGTACCTATGggttaaaaaacaataatcatgcCCAATGAAACTACAATGCCTTTGAGCTATAAAAATGTTCAGATGATTTTATGTGGTTCAAGTTAATGTTCTTTCTTCCCATGAAGAGAATTCTTAACCTAAAAATGAGATTGTTGGCCTATATCCTTGTTGCAACAATCCCTtgtctaagaaaaaaaaattatttcctaTGGTGAAGTTGATTTCTCATACAGCCATTTTAAGGTTAGGGAACTCACTTGAAGGTATTTTGGAATCCTTTTCATGTGATGAATTTGACAAATTAGAAAGGAGAAAGTTTGGGTTCTACCGAGTCATCTAAGTTTACTTGCTTTGGAAATGTGAGTAACTCCTGTCTTTCTATGCTCATCACAGGCATATAAAGAGTTTCAAGCTGGAGCAAAACCTCCAGGAATGTGGAAGACCTTACTCGGTGTACTATCCCCTATTAGAAGTACAACTAACCTTCCAAATTGTGAGTTTTCTACTTCTATGAAGCACGTGCCATTAACTTTGCATTGTAGAAACAACGATTATTGCAGAATCGTGAGTTTTCAGACTCATTTATTGTATCTATTTTTAGTGATATGACTTCTATGGTTTGATGTGATGTGTAGCTATGTAACCCCATTACTCTTGCAATTTGTTGGTCTGACTAATCATTTGTGCTACAACACATAGTGCAAGGATATCGGATGCTTTGGACTGGTGTAGGCGCACAACTTGCTCGGGATGTACCTTTTTCTGCAATTTGTTGGGCAACACTGGAGCCGGTGTGTTTCCCCTTGACATACAGCTTTATTGAATTCTTCTATATAAGAATGACACATCTATTATTGATGTTCTGGACACAAGTAAATTTTGCAAGAAATTGTTAAACTAATCTCATTATTaaaacaattgaaaattttctcgtttaTCTTTGCAAATACTACCCTTCTTTAGTCATGTCAAtaagaaaaacttaaaaagTCATGGCaaaatgctattttttatttttattattatcttttccaAAAGGTGAATCTTGGTACGCTAGAAGCCCTCCAAATTTCTATGGTAAATTGCCCTGAATTtactgtatttttttaatcagtaTCTTTAATTAGAAGGTCCTTAAATCTATAGTAAAATGGCCTGAATTCACTGTATTTGTTTGCCAATATCTTTAAAGAGAGGTCAATTATGTAATGTCATTTATTTAAAAGGTCTCCAACTCTCTATGGTAAAATGCCCTAATTTATGTGTCTATATTGTCTGCCTTTGTCT
This genomic window from Dioscorea cayenensis subsp. rotundata cultivar TDr96_F1 chromosome 20, TDr96_F1_v2_PseudoChromosome.rev07_lg8_w22 25.fasta, whole genome shotgun sequence contains:
- the LOC120251950 gene encoding mitochondrial carrier protein MTM1-like isoform X1 yields the protein MACGSSRHGLPAFLSAASRVDFEGAISDASSAPSSSSSSPPLPRSSDFDMGFVERAVSAAGAAVLSAVLVNPLDVAKTRLQAQAAGVPYYNPQHRITQHMASLGPNAMFSDFRCSPSCPRGVVFGAEPVCPPDCFQYKGTMDVFIKVIRQEGFARLWRGTNAGLALAIPTVGIYLPCYDIFRNWIEDFTTRNVPSLTPYAPLVAGSFARSLACITCSPIELARTRMQAYKEFQAGAKPPGMWKTLLGVLSPIRSTTNLPNLQGYRMLWTGVGAQLARDVPFSAICWATLEPNRRRLLRLVGEEGNAASVLGANFSAGFVAGSIAAAATCPLDVAKTRRQIEKNPEKALKMTTRQTLFDVWRDGGMKGLFTGVGPRVARAGPSVGIVVSFYEVVKYVLHQRHID
- the LOC120251950 gene encoding mitochondrial carrier protein MTM1-like isoform X2, translating into MACGSSRHGLPAFLSAASRVDFEGAISDASSAPSSSSSSPPLPRSSDFDMGFVERAVSAAGAAVLSAVLVNPLDVAKTRLQAQAAGVPYYNPQHRITQHMASLGPNAMFSDFRCSPSCPRGVVFGAEPVCPPDCFQYKGTMDVFIKVIRQEGFARLWRGTNAGLALAIPTVGIYLPCYDIFRNWIEDFTTRNVPSLTPYAPLVAGSFARSLACITCSPIELARTRMQAYKEFQAGAKPPGMWKTLLGVLSPIRSTTNLPNLQGYRMLWTGVGAQLARDVPFSAICWATLEPNRRRLLRLVGEEGNAASVLGANFSAGFVAGSIAAAATCPLDVAKTRRQIENPEKALKMTTRQTLFDVWRDGGMKGLFTGVGPRVARAGPSVGIVVSFYEVVKYVLHQRHID